Genomic DNA from uncultured Methanobrevibacter sp.:
GGATATTCCGATTAATATTGGAGCAATAATCGGGTTGTTAATTGTTAAAGCACCAAGAGCAATCATGACAACTGCCAGAATTATCATTATAATTGAAAGGGCTTTTGAAATTTGTTCTCCTGAAAATAGACCTGCTATACCCATTAAAATCATTAAAAATCCTATGATATAGAATTGTAGAGACATGATTACTGGTATTGCAAATATATTGGTTGTGAATATGAATCCGAATATTACAGCCAATATTCCTGATAGAACAAGGAGAGCTCCCATTCCAGTTCCGCCAAAAATTCCTGTAATTATTGAAAAAATACCTAATAACAGGAAACTTATTCCCAATATGGTTGAAGCAAGAGCAGTACTTAAAACAGGACACACAATAAATATTAATCCCAATATTATTGACAGGATACCAAAAATTTGATTCATGTTCATTTTCTCACTTCTTAGTTTTTATTTTCTAAAATCAAAATTCATTTTATATAAAATATGAATTTCAATATATATTTATAGAGTTAATTAATATTAAAATATTATGGTTTATCTATATTAAAAAAAAACGATTGTTCGGTATTTTGTAAAATTAAAACTTATACACTTCCAAAGCGATTTACAAATATTCAATACACAAGATACAATAATATTAAACTAATTGTTATAACTGAAAACACTCAAAATAGCTAAAAAAAAGAAAAAAATAAAAATGAGCGATTAACACTCATTGTTTTTTTGGCTTCTGCAGCCGCAGTATCAGAATGAAAACAAAACCCATCAGAATAGCAGTTACCTGCATTACAAATGCCATAGTATTCTGAACGATGATGTTTACAATATCTACAACAGTACTGTTGCCTTTAAGATCATCAATAGTACCGACTTTTTGGAAGTAATCCAAGACGTCTTGCTGGAATTGTTCATCTCCTGAATGATCAGGTGCGTAGACATCTACTGCAGTGCTGATACCTCCCATAACTCCAAGAATTAGAATTATTCCGATAATTGCTGTACCCATTGATTCACCTAATGACTGACCGGTTGAATTAATACCTGATGCATTGTTTTGACTTTCAGCAGGAATATTGGATATTGAAATATCAGTACATAAAGACATGACAAACCCAAGTCCGGCACCCAGTACAAAGAGTCCAGGCATTAAAGTAAATATTGTTGTGTCAAGTCTGAATTGATAGCTTAACATCAAACATCCGATGATTGCCATTATACATCCTATTGCCATGACTGCCTTATGACTAAATTTTCCGGTTAGACTTGGTGCTATTATTGCAAAAATAAGCAGACCGACAGTCATCGGAAGTGTAGTCAAACCTGTGTCAAATGCATTTAACTGCAATACACTTTGCAAGAACAGAGAAATTGCGAACAATGCCCCACCCATTGCAAGAAAACTCATTAATAAAACTAAAGTTCCTACACGTAAATTTCTGTCTTTGAATAAGTCCATATCAAGTAACGGCACTTTGCCACTGTTTTTTCTTTTGATTTCGAAGTATGCAAATGCTGCTAAAACAATTATAGCTACTACAATCATACCCAAACTTGAATTGAAATCTTTAGACAGTGATAAAATACCTAGAACTAACAATATAAGACCTATAAATGAAATTATAGCACCAGTAATATCCAAATCACTTCTGGATTCAGTAGGTGCGAAATCAGGTATTTTATTTCTAAATATTAAAATAACGAAAACAACTATTAATTCACAAGCAAATCCGTATCTCCAACTTAAAAATGTTGTCATGACCCCTCCGAAGAGCGGACCGATAGCAGCTGCTACTGCACCCATTACCCCAACAATTGCCAATGCTACTGTACGTTTTTCACCATGATAGGTTCCGCTTACAATGGAAATGGTAGCAGGCATCATTAATGCTCCTGCAACACCTTCTATAGCAGCCCATCCGATAAATAATATTGTGGCATTAAAACTTACTGCTGCGGTGAATGTACCAATACCGTAAAGTGCAGTACCGATTAAAAAGAGTTTCTTTTTACCGACGATGTCCTGAAGCTTTGCACTCAAAAGCATGAATGCTGCAGTGATGAGAGTATAAAATGACATGGTCATTTGAATGGTACTCACATCAGTATTTAAATCCACAACAACCTGTGAAATACTCACATTCATGAATGTAGCGTCCAAAGCTATAATAAAGGAAGCTAAAGCAACCACAATTAGCGGAAGCCATGAGTGTCCTTTAACTGTTTCATTCATTCATTAATCCTCCAATAATTATTAAGA
This window encodes:
- a CDS encoding MFS transporter — encoded protein: MNETVKGHSWLPLIVVALASFIIALDATFMNVSISQVVVDLNTDVSTIQMTMSFYTLITAAFMLLSAKLQDIVGKKKLFLIGTALYGIGTFTAAVSFNATILFIGWAAIEGVAGALMMPATISIVSGTYHGEKRTVALAIVGVMGAVAAAIGPLFGGVMTTFLSWRYGFACELIVVFVILIFRNKIPDFAPTESRSDLDITGAIISFIGLILLVLGILSLSKDFNSSLGMIVVAIIVLAAFAYFEIKRKNSGKVPLLDMDLFKDRNLRVGTLVLLMSFLAMGGALFAISLFLQSVLQLNAFDTGLTTLPMTVGLLIFAIIAPSLTGKFSHKAVMAIGCIMAIIGCLMLSYQFRLDTTIFTLMPGLFVLGAGLGFVMSLCTDISISNIPAESQNNASGINSTGQSLGESMGTAIIGIILILGVMGGISTAVDVYAPDHSGDEQFQQDVLDYFQKVGTIDDLKGNSTVVDIVNIIVQNTMAFVMQVTAILMGFVFILILRLQKPKKQ
- a CDS encoding DUF308 domain-containing protein; the protein is MNMNQIFGILSIILGLIFIVCPVLSTALASTILGISFLLLGIFSIITGIFGGTGMGALLVLSGILAVIFGFIFTTNIFAIPVIMSLQFYIIGFLMILMGIAGLFSGEQISKALSIIMIILAVVMIALGALTINNPIIAPILIGISLIVEGANLVIIKI